One window of the Thermoanaerobaculales bacterium genome contains the following:
- a CDS encoding 4Fe-4S binding protein: MRVRPRHLRVLVQAFFLAGFVALFWGLSFSPVPGRLASSLLALDPLTPASTALADWTLPGWAWLGAVVLAGTAVLGRFFCGWVCPLGTLQQLASWAAGPSRRARAKLNRYRRWFAVKYVVLLVLLVWAALGANHTGWLAPLPLLHRAVASGLQPLLSGGASPGGWVAFGLLAAILLLSTWMPRLFCRAVCPSGALMGLVARAAPLRIRRSAGDCSGCTLCAIPCQGADEPLGDHRVSECHVCLNCLDACKEASLRFGLPAAGTALGTPALDVGRRRFLITVAASAAVAPVLRAAGGGHASRAHDAIRPPGSLGEAAFLARCITCGACAASCPTAVIISDLGRSGVEGLFTPVLAMRRGWCEPSCIRCGEVCPTGAIAELDPAAKQAIGGPAEVTIGTAFVDHGRCLPWAMETPCIVCEEMCPTSPKAIWLDKVEVARRDGTVVVLQQPHVAPELCTGCGLCENRCPVGEQAAIRVSSVGETRDPANRMLQQRST, translated from the coding sequence GTGCGGGTCCGGCCGCGCCACCTCCGGGTGCTCGTCCAGGCGTTCTTCCTGGCCGGCTTCGTGGCCCTGTTCTGGGGCCTCTCCTTCTCGCCGGTGCCGGGCCGGCTCGCCTCGAGCCTACTCGCGCTCGACCCGCTCACCCCGGCCTCGACCGCCCTCGCCGATTGGACGCTCCCGGGCTGGGCCTGGCTCGGCGCGGTGGTGCTGGCCGGCACCGCGGTGCTCGGCCGGTTCTTCTGCGGCTGGGTGTGCCCGCTCGGCACCCTCCAGCAGCTGGCGTCGTGGGCCGCCGGGCCCAGCCGCCGGGCGCGGGCCAAGCTCAATCGCTACCGGCGCTGGTTCGCGGTCAAGTACGTGGTCCTGCTGGTGCTGCTGGTGTGGGCCGCCCTCGGGGCGAACCACACCGGGTGGCTGGCGCCGCTGCCCCTGCTCCACCGGGCGGTGGCGAGCGGGCTGCAGCCGCTGCTGAGCGGCGGGGCGTCGCCCGGCGGATGGGTCGCCTTCGGCCTGCTGGCGGCGATCCTGCTGCTGTCGACCTGGATGCCGCGGCTGTTCTGCCGCGCGGTGTGCCCGAGCGGGGCCCTGATGGGCCTGGTCGCCCGGGCCGCGCCGCTGCGCATCCGGCGCAGCGCCGGCGACTGCAGCGGCTGCACGCTGTGCGCGATCCCCTGCCAGGGCGCCGACGAGCCGCTCGGCGACCACCGGGTCAGCGAGTGCCACGTCTGCCTCAACTGCCTCGACGCGTGCAAGGAGGCGAGCCTGCGCTTCGGCCTGCCGGCGGCCGGGACCGCGCTGGGAACGCCGGCGCTCGACGTCGGCCGCCGCCGCTTCCTGATCACCGTCGCCGCGTCGGCGGCGGTGGCGCCGGTGCTGCGCGCGGCCGGCGGCGGGCACGCGAGCCGGGCCCACGACGCCATCCGGCCGCCCGGCTCGCTCGGCGAGGCCGCCTTCCTCGCCCGCTGCATCACCTGCGGCGCCTGTGCGGCATCGTGCCCGACCGCGGTGATCATCTCCGACCTCGGCCGCAGCGGCGTCGAGGGCCTGTTCACGCCGGTGCTCGCGATGCGCCGCGGCTGGTGCGAGCCCTCCTGCATCCGCTGCGGCGAGGTCTGCCCGACCGGCGCCATCGCAGAGCTCGACCCGGCGGCCAAGCAGGCGATCGGCGGCCCCGCCGAGGTGACGATCGGCACCGCGTTCGTCGACCACGGCCGCTGCCTGCCGTGGGCCATGGAGACGCCGTGCATCGTGTGCGAGGAGATGTGCCCGACCTCGCCCAAGGCGATCTGGCTCGACAAGGTGGAGGTGGCGCGTCGCGACGGCACCGTGGTCGTGCTCCAGCAGCCCCACGTCGCGCCGGAGCTGTGCACCGGCTGCGGCCTGTGCGAGAACCGCTGCCCGGTCGGCGAGCAGGCCGCGATCCGCGTCTCCTCGGTCGGCGAGACGCGCGACCCCGCCAACCGGATGCTCCAGCAGCGCTCGACCTAG